One part of the Myxococcales bacterium genome encodes these proteins:
- a CDS encoding GTP-binding protein, with amino-acid sequence MSSTNENLKIPVTVLTGFLGSGKTTLLNRILTENHGQRIAVIENEFGEIGVDQDLVINADEEIFEMNNGCICCTVRGDLIRVLGNLMKRRDKFDRVLVETTGLADPGPVAQTFFMDEDIKADFRLDGIITLVDAKHLSLHIDEAAEAKEQVAFADILVLNKTDLVSPAEVDALERQLRGMNALARIRRAQMANVPLAEVLDVGGFDLARALEHKPTFLEPEYPFEWGGIYALPSQATLTLHEGPDPSLSLVALPVDDATEATLAKAAERAFRVFAREGQPVTPGGRVIAGEGQYTLDLAGAGPKRFTMEAPHEGLYALFTEHLPEEFEATLTGPQGQLLPLAAQAYAEGHTHDETVTSVGLSFDRAVDPERFNAWMSGVLRKQGADIFRMKGIVAMNDDDRRFVFQGVHMLVDGLPDRPWGNTPRSSQVVFIGRNLDREALTRGFEACLA; translated from the coding sequence ATGTCTTCCACCAACGAAAACCTGAAAATACCGGTTACCGTGCTCACCGGGTTCCTGGGTTCGGGCAAAACCACCCTGCTCAACCGCATCCTCACGGAGAACCACGGCCAGCGCATCGCCGTCATCGAAAACGAATTCGGAGAGATCGGCGTCGATCAAGACCTCGTCATCAACGCCGACGAGGAGATCTTCGAGATGAACAACGGCTGCATCTGCTGCACGGTGCGGGGCGACCTCATCCGCGTGCTCGGCAACCTGATGAAGCGCCGGGACAAGTTCGATCGCGTGCTCGTCGAGACCACGGGCCTCGCCGACCCGGGCCCCGTGGCCCAGACCTTTTTCATGGACGAGGACATCAAGGCCGACTTCCGCCTGGATGGCATCATCACGCTGGTCGACGCCAAGCACCTCAGCCTTCACATCGACGAAGCCGCCGAGGCCAAAGAGCAGGTGGCCTTCGCCGACATTCTGGTGCTGAACAAAACGGACCTGGTCTCGCCGGCCGAAGTCGACGCGCTCGAGCGGCAGCTGCGCGGCATGAACGCTCTGGCCCGCATTCGGCGCGCACAGATGGCCAACGTTCCCCTCGCCGAGGTGCTCGACGTGGGTGGCTTCGACCTCGCCCGCGCCCTCGAGCACAAGCCCACCTTCCTCGAGCCCGAATATCCCTTCGAGTGGGGCGGGATCTACGCGCTTCCGTCCCAAGCCACCCTGACGCTGCACGAGGGCCCCGATCCGAGCCTTTCGCTCGTGGCCCTTCCGGTGGACGACGCCACTGAGGCCACGCTCGCGAAAGCCGCCGAACGGGCCTTCCGGGTGTTCGCGCGGGAGGGGCAACCGGTGACGCCCGGCGGGCGTGTCATCGCCGGTGAGGGGCAATACACGCTCGACCTCGCCGGCGCGGGCCCAAAGCGCTTCACGATGGAGGCGCCGCACGAAGGTCTTTACGCCCTCTTCACCGAACACCTGCCGGAGGAATTCGAGGCCACGCTCACGGGTCCGCAGGGCCAGCTTCTGCCGCTTGCAGCACAAGCCTATGCGGAAGGTCACACGCACGATGAAACGGTGACGTCGGTTGGGCTCAGCTTCGACCGCGCCGTGGATCCTGAGCGCTTCAACGCCTGGATGTCGGGGGTGTTGCGCAAGCAGGGTGCGGACATCTTTCGCATGAAGGGCATCGTGGCGATGAACGACGACGATCGCCGCTTCGTGTTCCAGGGCGTGCACATGCTTGTCGATGGGCTGCCCGATCGCCCCTGGGGCAACACACCCCGCTCGAGCCAGGTGGTGTTCATCGGACGAAACCTGGATCGCGAGGCGCTCACGCGCGGCTTTGAGGCCTGTCTGGCATGA
- a CDS encoding energy-coupling factor ABC transporter permease yields MHLAEGVLPPTHALACAAAAAPFVWAGARQIKSVGTHRVAMTTALLFAVTLFPVPVPIAGMSSHMCAAPVLALLLGASALVVPTTLVLIIQALFFAHGGLSTLGANVLTLGVAGPCAAVGIARVLRALRAPVPAAVFAACFGADLVVYGVDGLLLAAALAEPGAFVSMTRSLLLAMAPAQLPLALLEGALSVALVKALTQREGARLPVWLRPSAPRLGPTAVAGLVLALVATPPLPARASSFAGLDEQVFETAARQAGRTPQPLLDLEGGELGRALFGSAMLAAGFVLGRGWRRLERRS; encoded by the coding sequence ATGCACCTCGCTGAAGGGGTTTTGCCACCCACGCACGCGCTGGCCTGTGCGGCCGCCGCCGCGCCCTTCGTGTGGGCCGGTGCGCGGCAGATCAAGAGCGTGGGGACGCACCGGGTGGCGATGACCACGGCCCTCCTCTTTGCTGTGACGCTGTTTCCGGTGCCCGTGCCGATCGCTGGCATGTCGTCTCATATGTGCGCAGCGCCCGTGCTCGCGCTTTTGCTCGGGGCCTCGGCGCTCGTGGTGCCCACCACCTTGGTGCTCATCATACAGGCCTTGTTTTTCGCGCATGGCGGGCTCAGCACCCTGGGCGCCAACGTGCTGACCTTGGGGGTGGCAGGCCCGTGTGCGGCGGTGGGCATCGCGCGGGTCCTGCGGGCGTTGCGGGCGCCGGTTCCCGCCGCCGTGTTTGCCGCGTGCTTCGGTGCCGATCTGGTGGTGTACGGCGTGGACGGTCTGCTGCTTGCCGCCGCGCTCGCCGAACCGGGTGCGTTCGTGTCGATGACCCGGTCGTTGCTGCTGGCGATGGCACCGGCGCAACTGCCCCTGGCGCTGCTCGAAGGGGCGCTGAGCGTGGCCCTCGTCAAGGCCCTCACGCAGCGCGAGGGGGCGCGGCTGCCCGTGTGGCTTCGCCCCTCGGCGCCTCGCTTGGGCCCCACTGCCGTGGCGGGCCTCGTGCTGGCTTTGGTGGCCACGCCGCCTCTGCCGGCGCGTGCCTCGTCTTTCGCCGGGCTCGATGAGCAGGTGTTCGAGACGGCGGCGCGGCAGGCCGGGCGCACGCCACAGCCCCTCCTGGACCTCGAGGGAGGAGAGCTTGGTCGGGCCCTGTTCGGCAGCGCGATGCTTGCGGCGGGGTTCGTGTTGGGTCGGGGCTGGAGGCGCCTGGAGCGCCGGTCTTGA
- a CDS encoding energy-coupling factor ABC transporter ATP-binding protein has translation MSGLRTHRQVVFATSVLVLALGLNLVTAPGLLRGALLLVALGLCAFGRLPLRAAWPLAASGVAGGLAVAGAFALDLSVPRVFDVASRTFVGVALGVWFAHTVTWPALRDAARAAKAPTAWLDLIDTAQLHMAVLGQSLERRWRAGVVRGGFSGPRRQLGNTGLLLAGTVVGALDRAHRLEEAAALRGAGSQGASDHPKAFALRGVRLGDLQAPRLHVPSLDIGTGTWVLVAGASGAGKSTLLRTLAGLEAPEEGAVWRFGRPVVGRVPPQRVDGRVALVFQDPEDQFFASEVGADLAWGLRQRGIEGEPASARVRRALDEVGLATFATRPIATLSFGERKRLALAGALVTDPDVLLCDEPTMGLDAAASRLVIDAVMKAGRRRAMTVLWATHDLDVLPARIGEAMLLRAGQLAFVGARDEALDPKRRAAAGLV, from the coding sequence TTGAGCGGTCTTCGCACCCACAGGCAGGTGGTCTTCGCCACGAGCGTGTTGGTCCTGGCGCTGGGGTTGAACCTCGTCACGGCGCCCGGGCTCCTGCGGGGCGCGCTCTTGCTGGTAGCGCTCGGTTTGTGCGCGTTCGGTCGGCTGCCCCTGCGCGCCGCGTGGCCCTTGGCGGCGAGCGGCGTGGCGGGCGGTCTGGCAGTGGCGGGGGCCTTTGCGCTGGATTTGTCGGTCCCCAGGGTTTTCGACGTGGCATCCCGGACCTTCGTGGGTGTCGCTTTGGGCGTGTGGTTCGCCCACACGGTCACATGGCCCGCTTTGCGCGACGCCGCTCGGGCCGCAAAGGCCCCCACAGCCTGGCTCGACCTCATCGATACGGCGCAGCTTCACATGGCCGTGCTGGGCCAAAGCCTCGAGCGGCGCTGGCGCGCGGGGGTGGTGAGGGGGGGCTTTTCGGGACCGCGGCGGCAGCTTGGCAACACGGGCCTCTTGTTGGCGGGCACCGTGGTGGGGGCCCTCGATCGCGCCCACCGGCTGGAGGAGGCGGCGGCCCTCCGCGGTGCAGGTTCCCAAGGTGCCTCCGATCACCCCAAGGCCTTTGCGTTACGGGGTGTGCGTCTCGGAGACCTGCAAGCCCCACGCCTGCACGTGCCCTCCCTCGACATTGGCACCGGGACCTGGGTGCTGGTTGCAGGCGCCAGCGGGGCCGGCAAGTCCACCCTCCTGAGGACGCTCGCGGGCCTCGAGGCGCCCGAGGAGGGGGCCGTCTGGCGATTTGGCCGGCCCGTCGTGGGGCGGGTGCCTCCGCAGCGGGTCGACGGGCGCGTGGCCCTGGTGTTTCAAGATCCCGAGGACCAGTTTTTTGCCTCGGAGGTCGGCGCCGATCTGGCGTGGGGGCTACGCCAACGCGGCATCGAAGGCGAGCCGGCGTCCGCGCGGGTGCGACGGGCCCTGGACGAGGTGGGGCTCGCGACCTTCGCAACGCGGCCCATCGCGACGCTGAGCTTCGGCGAACGGAAGCGTCTGGCGTTGGCGGGGGCCCTGGTGACCGACCCGGACGTTTTGCTTTGCGACGAGCCCACGATGGGGCTCGACGCCGCCGCAAGCCGCCTCGTCATCGATGCCGTGATGAAGGCCGGCCGGCGGCGCGCGATGACGGTGCTCTGGGCCACGCATGACCTCGACGTTCTGCCTGCGCGCATCGGCGAAGCGATGCTGCTGCGGGCGGGTCAACTGGCGTTCGTGGGCGCCCGGGACGAGGCTCTGGACCCAAAGCGCCGCGCGGCAGCGGGCCTCGTATGA
- a CDS encoding cation diffusion facilitator family transporter produces MSTASLPPPSASLSPVRGWLKRWSGALVSGLCLVHCLGMGLLAPFLPAAVSALALSPKMEGALWAVSMGVALLILRWPRPRAPLPFWLGWLGVAALGLWGLWAASERLTQASLASVAALQIWVTLRRLRTGHGHKATCAHDHGPRHAHGHGEAHGHGHAHAAGAHAHDHGLHVHGLDPLEVRESRTMAVVLLATVTMLGELLVGAWTGSLALVADGWHMATHVGALTLAWAAYGVTRKLAGSRHFAFGADKILALTGYTNALGLAVVAVFMLGEAWDRFVNPVPIRFMEAMPAAVVGLVVNLASARLLHPGELDHGHDHNLRAAYMHVLADALTSVLAVAALLGGRYAGLVWLDQLSAAVGAVVILLWAYGLVRAAGRELLDVHAEPALNDEIRAALEAVPGVAVEDLRVWPLGRGRRACNVTVIAAGQGDPLPLRARVEAVCPFDHLVVEVRPPRERQEARAPAVVA; encoded by the coding sequence ATGTCGACCGCGTCTTTGCCTCCTCCGTCTGCCTCGCTATCCCCGGTGCGGGGCTGGCTCAAGCGTTGGTCGGGCGCCCTGGTGTCTGGCCTGTGCCTCGTTCATTGCCTGGGGATGGGGCTGCTGGCGCCGTTTTTGCCAGCCGCAGTATCGGCGCTGGCTTTGAGCCCCAAGATGGAAGGGGCCCTGTGGGCCGTGTCGATGGGGGTGGCGTTACTCATCCTGAGGTGGCCCCGTCCCCGGGCGCCGCTGCCGTTTTGGCTGGGATGGCTGGGTGTGGCAGCGCTGGGCCTCTGGGGCTTGTGGGCCGCGAGCGAGCGCCTCACCCAGGCAAGCCTCGCCAGCGTGGCGGCGCTTCAGATTTGGGTGACCTTACGCCGGCTGCGCACGGGCCATGGGCACAAAGCCACCTGCGCCCACGACCATGGCCCGCGCCACGCACACGGGCACGGCGAGGCGCATGGGCACGGACACGCGCACGCCGCAGGCGCTCACGCTCACGACCACGGGCTTCACGTGCACGGGCTCGATCCCCTCGAGGTGCGTGAGTCGCGCACGATGGCAGTGGTGTTGCTGGCCACGGTCACCATGCTGGGCGAATTGCTGGTGGGGGCGTGGACGGGTTCGTTGGCCCTGGTGGCGGACGGCTGGCACATGGCCACGCACGTGGGCGCGCTGACCTTGGCGTGGGCGGCCTACGGCGTCACGCGCAAGCTCGCCGGCTCTCGCCATTTTGCCTTCGGCGCCGACAAGATCCTGGCCCTCACGGGGTACACGAATGCGCTGGGGTTGGCGGTGGTGGCCGTCTTCATGTTGGGCGAAGCCTGGGATCGCTTCGTCAACCCCGTGCCCATTCGCTTCATGGAAGCCATGCCGGCGGCCGTCGTGGGGTTGGTGGTCAATCTGGCGAGTGCCCGCTTGCTTCACCCCGGCGAGCTCGACCACGGCCACGATCACAACCTTCGCGCGGCCTACATGCACGTGCTGGCCGATGCCCTCACGAGCGTGCTGGCCGTGGCGGCGTTGCTCGGGGGCCGGTACGCGGGACTCGTGTGGCTCGACCAGCTGAGCGCCGCCGTGGGGGCCGTGGTCATCTTGCTCTGGGCGTACGGGCTGGTGCGGGCGGCGGGGCGTGAACTCCTGGACGTTCATGCCGAGCCCGCGTTGAACGACGAGATCCGCGCGGCGCTCGAAGCGGTGCCCGGGGTGGCGGTCGAGGACCTGCGCGTCTGGCCCCTGGGCCGAGGACGCCGAGCCTGCAACGTGACGGTGATCGCCGCGGGGCAGGGCGATCCGTTGCCTTTGCGGGCGCGTGTCGAGGCCGTCTGCCCCTTCGACCACCTCGTGGTGGAGGTGCGCCCGCCCCGTGAGCGGCAGGAGGCGCGCGCGCCGGCCGTGGTGGCGTGA
- a CDS encoding transcriptional repressor, translating to MATTTDAQSLKSLFHSLGLRSTGARIAVYRALSDAERPLTHAEVSAQLEDAGFDHATIFRNLNDLAQAGLVVRTDLGDHVWRFELRGDGKQSHREQHPHFLCTDCGHVSCLPEGAIALKRVKGTPKALASDSVVVQVQGLCDTCRPQAGAR from the coding sequence ATGGCCACCACCACAGACGCGCAATCCCTCAAGTCGCTGTTTCACTCCCTCGGCCTGCGCAGCACGGGGGCGCGCATCGCAGTGTACCGCGCCCTCTCCGACGCCGAACGGCCGCTGACCCATGCCGAGGTCTCGGCGCAGCTCGAGGACGCGGGCTTCGACCACGCCACGATTTTCCGCAACCTCAACGACCTGGCGCAGGCGGGCCTGGTGGTGCGCACGGACCTCGGGGACCACGTGTGGCGCTTCGAGTTGAGGGGCGATGGCAAGCAGAGCCACCGCGAACAGCACCCGCATTTCCTCTGCACGGACTGCGGTCACGTGTCCTGCCTGCCCGAGGGTGCGATCGCGCTCAAGCGGGTCAAGGGAACGCCCAAGGCGCTGGCCTCCGATTCCGTGGTGGTGCAGGTGCAGGGTCTGTGTGACACGTGTCGGCCCCAGGCCGGGGCACGCTAG
- a CDS encoding metallophosphoesterase, whose protein sequence is MRLRVFSDLHLEFGPFVPPAVEADVVVLAGDTHLGTKGVAWARQAFADVPVIYVLGNHEYYGHAIPRLVDQLRHEAAGSNVHVLERDVLTIEGVRFAGATLWTDMALGGDLRLGMDAAGAHMSDFRMIRVSPRYRRLEPADAVGFHQRTRAWLEEVLTEPPRVHVVVTHHAPLPASLDPAHAGAPARAAYASNLRALIERTQPSLWVHGHVHHARDHHVGATRILCNPRGYPRERYEGFRPDLVVEVPSL, encoded by the coding sequence TTGCGCCTGCGCGTTTTCAGCGATCTGCACCTCGAGTTCGGCCCCTTCGTGCCGCCGGCCGTGGAGGCTGACGTGGTGGTTCTGGCAGGCGATACCCACCTTGGCACGAAGGGGGTGGCCTGGGCGCGGCAGGCGTTTGCCGACGTGCCGGTGATCTACGTGCTCGGCAATCACGAGTACTACGGACATGCCATCCCGCGGCTGGTGGATCAGCTGCGCCACGAGGCGGCCGGCTCGAACGTGCACGTGCTCGAACGGGATGTGCTTACGATCGAGGGCGTGCGCTTCGCCGGAGCCACGCTCTGGACGGACATGGCGCTCGGGGGCGATCTCCGCCTGGGCATGGACGCCGCCGGCGCCCACATGAGTGACTTTCGCATGATTCGGGTGTCACCGCGCTACCGGCGCCTCGAGCCCGCGGACGCGGTCGGTTTTCATCAACGTACGCGTGCCTGGCTCGAAGAGGTGCTCACCGAGCCGCCCCGCGTGCACGTGGTGGTCACGCACCACGCCCCCTTGCCGGCGTCGCTGGATCCGGCGCACGCGGGGGCGCCCGCGCGAGCGGCCTATGCCTCGAACCTGCGGGCGCTCATCGAGCGCACGCAGCCCTCGTTGTGGGTCCATGGGCACGTGCATCACGCGCGCGACCATCACGTGGGCGCGACGCGCATCCTGTGTAACCCCCGTGGCTATCCCCGGGAGCGTTACGAGGGGTTTCGGCCTGACCTCGTCGTGGAGGTGCCGTCTCTCTGA
- a CDS encoding peptidylprolyl isomerase, translated as MSCARAFLSGSLLRSCPFLGVFALGTVFVTAPAAAEGDPHGGAFSLAEATQGLPAEGTLTATIETTKGVLTCQLFEDESPITVANFVGLARGLRAFRDPRGRAWVKKPYYDGLPFHRVIPGFMVQTGDASGNGAGEAGYRIPNESSPKLSFKRGGMMGMANRGPNTNSAQFFITEAEASHLDGGYTVFGACQPVAVVRAIARVKRDPNDRPTEPVAVVKITIDRKGKRKPKKPR; from the coding sequence ATGTCCTGCGCACGTGCGTTCCTCAGCGGCTCCCTCCTGCGGTCCTGCCCCTTCCTGGGTGTGTTCGCCCTTGGGACCGTTTTTGTCACCGCGCCCGCCGCCGCCGAGGGCGATCCCCACGGCGGCGCGTTTAGCCTGGCCGAGGCCACACAGGGTCTGCCCGCCGAGGGCACCCTGACCGCCACGATCGAGACCACCAAAGGCGTGCTCACCTGCCAGCTTTTCGAGGACGAATCGCCGATCACCGTGGCGAACTTCGTGGGTCTCGCCCGTGGCCTGCGGGCCTTTCGCGATCCGCGCGGCCGCGCCTGGGTGAAAAAACCCTACTACGACGGGCTGCCGTTCCATCGCGTCATCCCGGGGTTCATGGTGCAAACGGGCGACGCGTCCGGCAACGGCGCCGGCGAAGCCGGGTACCGCATTCCGAACGAGTCTTCGCCCAAGCTCTCGTTCAAGCGGGGTGGCATGATGGGCATGGCCAACCGCGGCCCCAACACCAACAGCGCGCAGTTCTTCATCACCGAAGCCGAAGCCAGCCACCTCGACGGCGGCTACACGGTGTTTGGCGCCTGCCAGCCCGTGGCCGTGGTGCGCGCCATCGCACGGGTCAAGCGGGACCCCAACGATCGCCCCACGGAGCCGGTGGCCGTGGTCAAGATCACCATCGACCGCAAGGGCAAGCGCAAGCCCAAAAAACCCCGCTGA